One window from the genome of Natronomonas pharaonis DSM 2160 encodes:
- the cheY gene encoding chemotaxis protein CheY encodes MDVLIADDSEFMRSLLREILEEEYNIVGEAENGVEAIELYQEHSPDLVMMDIVMPIRDGIEATDEITDSDPSAKVIMCTSVGQEQKMKSAIQAGAEGYITKPFQKPSVLDEIENVVGG; translated from the coding sequence ATGGACGTCTTGATCGCAGACGACTCCGAGTTTATGCGCAGCCTCCTCCGTGAGATTCTCGAAGAGGAGTACAACATCGTCGGCGAGGCCGAAAACGGCGTCGAGGCCATCGAGCTCTACCAGGAGCATAGCCCCGACCTCGTGATGATGGACATCGTCATGCCGATTCGTGATGGTATCGAGGCGACAGACGAGATCACCGACAGCGACCCCTCGGCGAAGGTCATCATGTGTACCAGCGTCGGGCAGGAACAGAAGATGAAAAGCGCGATTCAGGCCGGCGCGGAAGGATATATCACCAAACCGTTCCAGAAACCGAGCGTGCTTGACGAAATCGAGAACGTCGTGGGCGGCTGA
- a CDS encoding flagella cluster protein FlaD → MHRRTFVSGVAAGAVAGLAGCLGGDDDAPTTDEGHIEALRAEITDRGVEVDSVELEDRIVSVEHGFDEDPNDAIANVAMAFVERIIDEWDVERLEGHLHDEGNDWSWHAETEWAQEYADEEIGPEEYGQRISETMAMVIDEDGASETDTDEDDDAGDDGGENADDGSDGGDADGDADSDDEPTDDE, encoded by the coding sequence ATGCACCGACGGACGTTCGTTTCGGGGGTCGCGGCCGGCGCGGTCGCCGGGCTGGCTGGCTGTCTCGGCGGCGACGACGATGCGCCGACGACTGACGAGGGACACATCGAGGCGCTGCGGGCGGAGATTACCGACCGCGGCGTCGAGGTCGATTCGGTCGAACTCGAAGACCGTATCGTGAGCGTCGAGCACGGCTTTGATGAGGACCCCAACGACGCGATTGCCAACGTGGCGATGGCGTTCGTCGAGCGGATTATCGATGAGTGGGATGTCGAGCGGCTAGAAGGCCACCTCCACGACGAGGGCAACGACTGGTCGTGGCACGCCGAAACGGAGTGGGCACAGGAGTACGCCGACGAGGAAATCGGCCCCGAGGAGTACGGCCAGCGCATCAGCGAGACGATGGCGATGGTTATCGACGAGGACGGAGCAAGCGAAACCGACACCGATGAAGACGACGACGCGGGCGACGACGGCGGCGAGAACGCCGACGACGGGTCGGACGGCGGCGACGCCGACGGAGACGCCGATAGCGACGACGAACCGACCGACGACGAGTAG
- a CDS encoding DUF7500 family protein, whose amino-acid sequence MPDDIPPEFPDDDGDDSDDDYVDPDVPNEKGGGDGGKVLSPDELDLSDSEYVEELDDQGRYVVSPGSGPPNVPDRGSEDDRQGRRERRDRGGPQHREERPQQDRGGRQREPAPNSTPVSPEAARSLLADELERTDSRYGLDIVARFDGTTVRHRTASDDVIATFENLVQWYAQHVTDDTPADEVIDILLRESALASTETPNLAKLLRKHDLDTSDSIAELVDAIRDEAQQ is encoded by the coding sequence ATGCCTGACGACATCCCACCGGAGTTCCCCGACGATGACGGCGACGACAGTGACGACGACTACGTCGACCCGGACGTACCAAACGAGAAGGGCGGCGGTGATGGCGGGAAGGTGTTGTCGCCGGACGAGCTCGACCTCTCGGACAGCGAGTACGTCGAGGAACTCGACGACCAGGGTCGGTACGTCGTCTCGCCGGGCAGCGGACCGCCGAACGTTCCCGACCGCGGCTCCGAAGACGACCGCCAGGGACGGCGCGAGCGGCGGGACCGCGGCGGCCCCCAGCACCGCGAGGAGCGGCCCCAACAGGACCGCGGCGGCCGGCAACGGGAGCCAGCCCCCAACAGCACACCAGTTAGCCCCGAGGCCGCGCGGTCGCTCTTGGCCGACGAGTTGGAGCGCACCGACTCCCGGTACGGGCTGGATATCGTCGCCCGCTTTGACGGTACGACTGTCCGACACCGGACGGCCTCAGACGACGTTATCGCGACGTTCGAAAACCTCGTCCAGTGGTACGCCCAGCACGTTACCGATGACACGCCCGCCGACGAGGTCATCGACATTCTGCTTCGGGAATCGGCGCTGGCCTCGACGGAGACGCCCAACCTGGCGAAGCTGCTCCGGAAGCACGACCTCGATACGTCCGATTCGATTGCGGAGCTTGTCGACGCCATCCGGGACGAAGCCCAGCAGTGA
- a CDS encoding fla cluster protein FlaF — MGFSVSGSAVIVFIGLVVAAGIAVPPLMGSVGNLASAQGTQIDQGTERLNTDVEIAAATYDDDAEELDIELENTGTTSLSVADTDLLVDGAMQTDADNLATTVEGDADAELWLPAETLTMTVGATTEPDRVKVVTENGIERATNDITDGET, encoded by the coding sequence ATGGGCTTTAGCGTCAGCGGCTCGGCGGTCATCGTCTTCATCGGGCTGGTTGTCGCTGCTGGCATCGCCGTCCCGCCGCTGATGGGGAGTGTTGGCAACCTCGCCAGCGCACAGGGTACCCAAATCGACCAGGGGACAGAGCGGCTCAACACCGACGTTGAAATCGCGGCGGCGACCTACGACGACGATGCTGAGGAACTCGACATCGAGCTTGAGAACACCGGTACGACGTCGCTTTCGGTGGCCGACACCGACCTGCTCGTCGACGGGGCGATGCAGACCGACGCCGATAACCTAGCAACGACAGTCGAAGGCGACGCTGACGCCGAACTGTGGCTGCCCGCGGAGACGCTGACGATGACGGTGGGTGCGACCACGGAACCCGACCGAGTGAAGGTCGTCACGGAGAACGGTATCGAACGAGCGACCAACGATATCACCGACGGTGAGACATGA
- a CDS encoding flagellin, whose amino-acid sequence MSGISASTLIIFIASILVAAGVAGTLVTTVGDISTSAESQGDAISESINTDIEILNDGRGSSFYQEDVENNDGETVDALITLYARNAGSTSLHQDPDRINVLVNGQLITSENLNLESPNGGDDEVWAEDEVLEFEITLDEELDGSGNRVSISVDGSERAIEFPAEA is encoded by the coding sequence ATGAGTGGGATTTCCGCCTCGACGCTGATTATTTTCATCGCCAGCATCCTCGTGGCGGCGGGCGTGGCCGGAACGCTCGTGACGACTGTCGGTGACATCTCCACCTCCGCCGAATCGCAGGGTGATGCCATCAGTGAGTCAATAAACACCGATATAGAGATACTCAACGACGGCCGTGGGTCCAGCTTTTATCAGGAGGATGTCGAGAACAACGACGGGGAGACTGTGGATGCACTGATTACGCTGTATGCCAGAAACGCCGGCTCGACCTCCTTACATCAGGACCCGGATAGGATTAACGTCCTTGTCAATGGGCAACTCATCACATCGGAGAATCTCAATCTGGAGTCGCCCAACGGCGGCGACGACGAGGTCTGGGCCGAAGACGAAGTCCTCGAGTTCGAGATAACGCTCGATGAGGAGCTGGATGGCAGCGGCAACCGAGTGTCGATCTCGGTCGATGGCTCCGAGCGAGCCATCGAGTTCCCCGCGGAGGCGTAA
- a CDS encoding flagellin, with product MGSVSASHLIIFIASLVVAAGVAGTLVTEVDRVSQSITEQSDGMSESIETDIQIISDTGADGIYDDGSDEVTLLVKNVGAVELPAEPERIDLLIEGQFINPDAVEAEVVGDDEVWTPGAVVRIEADTDDVDIDGETRVSVSVNENEATIQFRA from the coding sequence ATGGGTAGTGTCTCGGCGTCGCACCTGATAATCTTCATCGCCAGTCTCGTCGTCGCCGCTGGTGTCGCCGGTACGCTCGTTACCGAGGTCGACCGGGTGAGCCAGTCGATAACCGAACAAAGCGACGGGATGAGCGAGAGCATCGAGACGGATATCCAGATTATCAGCGACACCGGCGCAGACGGAATCTACGACGATGGCAGCGACGAGGTCACGCTATTGGTCAAGAACGTCGGCGCAGTGGAGTTACCGGCCGAACCGGAGCGTATCGACCTGCTGATCGAGGGACAATTTATCAACCCGGATGCCGTAGAAGCGGAGGTAGTCGGTGACGACGAGGTATGGACACCGGGGGCTGTGGTTCGCATCGAGGCCGACACGGACGATGTCGACATCGACGGCGAAACGCGGGTCTCGGTCAGCGTCAACGAAAACGAGGCCACCATCCAGTTCAGAGCCTAA
- a CDS encoding archaellin/type IV pilin N-terminal domain-containing protein — protein MFEQFTESEERGQVGIGTLIVFIALVLVAAIAAGVLINTAGFLQTQAQATGEESTEQVSTNLVYLSTTGTVSNSEDGINQFETTVQLGPGSSAIDLNDTTISVFTDDGESEEFDSLAEDGIELEDRSDDEAVLSTASSDDDATATIVFDLTDGDGIDPEDGQFDEGTTVDIVITTAEGTQAENSFIIEDPLDPQLDGNTDPDQADEIRLG, from the coding sequence ATGTTTGAGCAATTCACAGAGAGTGAGGAGCGCGGTCAGGTTGGTATTGGTACCCTGATTGTGTTCATCGCGCTGGTCCTCGTGGCGGCCATCGCGGCAGGGGTGCTTATCAACACCGCCGGGTTCCTCCAAACGCAAGCACAGGCAACCGGAGAAGAAAGCACAGAACAGGTCTCAACCAACCTCGTCTACCTCAGCACCACCGGCACTGTCTCCAATAGTGAAGATGGAATTAACCAGTTTGAGACGACGGTACAGTTGGGTCCGGGTTCGAGTGCGATTGACCTGAACGACACGACAATCTCGGTCTTCACTGACGACGGTGAATCCGAGGAGTTTGACAGCCTTGCGGAAGACGGAATCGAACTTGAGGACCGGTCTGATGACGAGGCAGTTCTCAGTACCGCCTCCAGTGATGACGATGCAACCGCGACCATCGTGTTCGACCTGACTGATGGCGACGGGATCGACCCTGAAGACGGCCAATTTGACGAAGGGACAACGGTTGATATTGTGATTACGACGGCAGAGGGAACACAGGCAGAAAACAGCTTCATCATCGAAGACCCCCTCGACCCACAGCTTGATGGCAACACCGACCCCGACCAGGCCGACGAAATCCGCCTCGGCTAA
- a CDS encoding archaellin/type IV pilin N-terminal domain-containing protein encodes MFEQFTESEERGQVGIGTLIVFIALVLVAAIAAGVLINTAGFLQTQAQATGEESTEQVSTNLVFLSTTGTVSDAEDGIDSFNTTVQLGPGSSAIDLNDTTISVFTDDGQSQEFSGVDEDTDNNDGGIEFEDDSRDSSVLSTDSTDDDATATIEFDIGDANELSEPFEEGTTVDIVITTSEGTQAENSFIIEDPLDPQLEGGDEIRLD; translated from the coding sequence ATGTTTGAACAATTCACAGAGAGTGAGGAGCGCGGTCAGGTTGGCATTGGTACCCTGATTGTGTTCATCGCGCTGGTCCTCGTGGCGGCCATCGCGGCAGGGGTGCTTATCAACACCGCCGGGTTCCTCCAAACGCAAGCACAGGCAACCGGAGAAGAAAGCACAGAACAGGTCTCAACCAACCTCGTCTTCCTCAGCACCACCGGCACTGTCTCCGACGCTGAAGATGGAATTGACTCGTTCAATACGACGGTGCAGTTGGGTCCAGGTTCGAGTGCGATTGACCTGAACGACACGACAATCTCGGTGTTCACCGACGATGGCCAATCGCAAGAGTTCAGTGGGGTTGATGAAGACACTGACAACAACGACGGCGGAATCGAATTCGAAGATGACAGCCGTGATTCGTCGGTGTTGAGTACGGACTCCACTGATGACGACGCAACCGCAACCATCGAGTTCGATATAGGCGATGCTAATGAACTGAGTGAGCCTTTCGAAGAGGGGACGACGGTTGATATTGTGATTACGACGTCGGAGGGCACACAGGCAGAAAACAGCTTCATCATCGAAGACCCGCTTGACCCACAGCTTGAGGGCGGCGACGAAATCCGGCTTGATTAG